A single Nitrospira sp. DNA region contains:
- a CDS encoding GNAT family N-acetyltransferase, translated as MNELRPLLVRVVDDLPTFHALAEQWRAIHTASDSPSLFLTWEWLYHWTTQYLGEERLWILLFIDADEQLRGIAPFYVRRTHRRLWGCYREVAFLGSRGVGSTYLDVIAARADKRAVLACLCEYLFQASQQWDIVTLAHLPAESITVDLLQEQFDRRGKVAAIMDHTGCPIVDLATCVAAHREALRPSLRRTLQRKRRYLEQQGTVTYSRGDDIGAALDLFRELHQKRWAARSPQGGAFRDSRFRAFHTEITRAFHAQGRLDFSFLCLDGTPLAGIYGYRHEHTYYYYLPGFDPEQAAKGSPGMLLLAHCMEQAIEEGCRRFDFLQGPAGYKMTWADRSTRCLSLRLYNRTPSALALHLVESIKRGAKILLR; from the coding sequence ATGAATGAACTCCGGCCCCTGCTGGTCCGGGTGGTGGATGACCTGCCAACCTTCCATGCTCTCGCCGAACAGTGGCGCGCGATCCACACTGCCTCTGACAGTCCGTCCCTCTTTCTCACCTGGGAATGGCTGTACCACTGGACGACGCAGTACCTCGGAGAGGAGCGTTTGTGGATTCTCCTGTTCATCGATGCCGATGAGCAGTTGCGTGGAATCGCGCCGTTCTATGTGAGGCGGACACACCGGCGACTGTGGGGCTGCTATCGAGAAGTAGCGTTTTTGGGAAGCCGCGGCGTCGGTTCGACCTACCTGGATGTGATTGCGGCTCGCGCAGACAAACGCGCCGTCCTCGCCTGTCTCTGCGAGTACCTGTTCCAGGCGTCCCAGCAATGGGACATCGTTACGCTCGCGCACCTTCCGGCCGAATCCATCACAGTCGATCTGTTGCAAGAGCAATTCGATCGTAGAGGAAAAGTGGCGGCGATCATGGACCACACCGGTTGTCCGATTGTGGACCTGGCCACCTGTGTGGCCGCCCATCGGGAAGCCCTGCGCCCGAGTCTCCGCCGGACACTTCAACGCAAGCGCCGCTATCTCGAGCAACAGGGCACCGTCACATACTCGCGGGGGGACGACATCGGGGCGGCACTGGATCTGTTCCGCGAACTGCATCAAAAACGATGGGCCGCCCGTTCACCGCAGGGAGGGGCCTTTCGCGACAGCCGGTTTCGAGCATTCCACACCGAGATTACACGGGCGTTTCACGCACAGGGACGGCTGGATTTCAGCTTCTTATGCCTGGACGGCACCCCGCTCGCCGGCATCTATGGCTATCGCCATGAGCATACCTACTACTACTATTTGCCGGGATTCGATCCTGAACAGGCCGCGAAGGGAAGCCCGGGGATGCTCCTCCTGGCCCATTGCATGGAACAGGCGATCGAGGAAGGCTGCCGCCGGTTCGACTTCCTCCAAGGCCCAGCCGGCTACAAAATGACCTGGGCAGACCGATCGACGCGCTGCCTCTCCCTGCGCCTCTACAACCGCACCCCGTCTGCGTTGGCCTTGCATCTCGTCGAGAGCATCAAGCGGGGCGCCAAGATCCTCCTGAGGTAA
- the xrtW gene encoding exosortase W, whose amino-acid sequence MKPAGGLSHLDVEAGHTGDAGCESTLQTVPCRSTGESLTIRLGLVGALLGLLTFPTFQDLWTVWSTRPDASHGFLIPLIAATLVRQRWLALRRLPCRPSLGPGIPLVTLSLAGLLLGNAGSVVTLSGLSFIGLAAGLVLTLFGKDWFRLLAFPLGYLLFMVPVLDSVTEPLQPYFQLITARMAKAMLAQFSLPVFQAGTMLHLPTGDVQVAAECSGVGILISILAIGLPLAMMGLRTWPIRAALIFATLILSIGANWLRVALIALSGHLWGWNADLHGPLHMLHAMSVYWIGLALLLCGVWVGRSIEGRTFRHTPKMTTPRPAPSWALPCSPGWTHVWAMTCMIMSVALMLLSVSRAIGSTSSPHLSQLPETIGDWTWDRSEPDRPPITVDPVDQHITQTYRNGSGERVQLSVAYLASQSQGRELINHRTLLLHQQASSIGLGTGDAAVTVNHTPWGESHQRQELIFWYHAGGRVVADRRYAKLMTAVSSLSGRGSGGALILISRPLVSSHDATPPIDDPLARFTLQALPVLQAHLS is encoded by the coding sequence ATGAAACCAGCAGGCGGCCTATCGCATCTCGATGTGGAGGCGGGACACACAGGCGACGCGGGCTGCGAATCCACTCTGCAGACAGTGCCATGCAGGAGCACCGGCGAGAGTCTCACCATCAGACTCGGCCTTGTCGGTGCCCTGCTCGGCCTGCTGACATTCCCCACGTTTCAGGACTTGTGGACAGTTTGGTCAACCAGGCCTGACGCCTCCCACGGCTTCCTCATTCCGCTCATCGCCGCGACGCTCGTCCGACAACGTTGGCTCGCGCTACGGCGCCTCCCCTGCCGACCATCACTGGGCCCCGGCATTCCTCTTGTCACCCTGTCCCTGGCGGGCCTGTTGCTCGGAAATGCCGGCTCCGTCGTCACGCTCAGCGGCCTCTCCTTCATTGGACTGGCCGCAGGTCTCGTCCTCACCCTCTTCGGCAAGGACTGGTTCCGGCTGTTGGCGTTTCCCTTAGGCTATCTCCTCTTTATGGTCCCGGTGCTCGACTCGGTGACCGAGCCCCTACAGCCGTATTTTCAGCTCATCACCGCCAGGATGGCCAAGGCCATGCTGGCGCAGTTCTCCCTACCGGTTTTTCAAGCCGGCACCATGCTGCATCTCCCCACCGGCGACGTGCAGGTCGCGGCTGAATGCAGTGGGGTGGGGATTTTGATTTCGATCCTGGCGATCGGCCTCCCGCTGGCCATGATGGGACTACGGACCTGGCCGATACGAGCCGCGCTGATCTTCGCGACGTTGATCCTCAGCATCGGTGCAAATTGGCTCCGTGTCGCATTGATCGCGCTGAGCGGCCACCTCTGGGGCTGGAACGCCGATCTCCACGGCCCCTTGCATATGCTGCACGCCATGTCGGTCTACTGGATCGGCTTGGCTCTCCTGCTGTGCGGAGTGTGGGTCGGCCGCTCAATCGAAGGACGCACGTTCCGGCACACCCCGAAGATGACGACTCCGCGTCCGGCTCCTTCATGGGCGCTGCCATGCTCACCCGGCTGGACTCACGTGTGGGCAATGACCTGCATGATCATGAGCGTGGCCCTCATGCTGCTCTCTGTTTCGCGGGCGATCGGCAGCACATCCTCCCCGCATCTTTCCCAACTTCCCGAGACAATCGGCGACTGGACATGGGACCGGTCTGAGCCGGACCGTCCGCCCATCACCGTCGACCCGGTCGACCAGCACATCACCCAAACCTACCGCAACGGTTCGGGAGAACGCGTTCAATTATCGGTCGCGTATCTGGCTTCTCAATCGCAAGGCAGGGAGCTGATCAACCATCGCACCCTGCTGCTCCATCAACAGGCGTCCTCCATAGGCTTGGGGACAGGAGACGCCGCAGTCACCGTGAACCATACTCCCTGGGGGGAGTCCCATCAGCGACAGGAGTTGATCTTCTGGTATCACGCCGGAGGCCGGGTCGTTGCCGACCGCCGGTACGCGAAACTCATGACGGCCGTCTCGTCATTGAGCGGCCGTGGCTCCGGCGGCGCCTTGATCCTCATCAGCCGTCCGCTCGTCTCGTCTCACGATGCCACACCGCCGATCGATGATCCCCTTGCACGGTTTACCCTGCAGGCCTTGCCCGTCTTACAGGCCCATCTATCATGA
- a CDS encoding tetratricopeptide repeat protein, which produces MSLCRARWYAGLLGVVVAGFLAACGPSDPEQAAAYAARGDHAVEQHKFREAIIDYLNAVQYAPDDSAIRWALIQASLHAADYDRTFTELHNLLRREPGHAPARLLLGRLYLTGGKQDDAAHIAKELVATLPSHPAGYLLQGELAVRAGALTQALDRFEQAHRRDGRSLEPILAAGNVAMLLNDAMRAAEWYRLALERHPDSIDVHLARGNYFLAVGDRDTGEREFDRALELGRDSEPARLSLVVQHLAHGRQERAMRELGEVVRALASIKGRALLAELFLETGRVEEGRAEIRELAGKTFRDPATLYLQGRLAMVEHRWTDARLLLSEAIAVQEAKAGPYLWLGRLELLEGRAAKGEALLERAVQLDPDNPVGHLALAELYVRQERYDRAAGESLEVLRRQPGHLQAALIYGDAHVGRDRWREAELVYQAMCTQLPGNPIGYRKMGQLAKKQGLTAKAVTWYAQAVAREEHDVDLRMEYLSALVAAGQGQRADQIVHAAVKEQPTDAGRWEVAARYRHARGRLEEARAAWRTVNELMPNAAGPYYELALLDMAQRKPQDAEDRFRQAIAKDEQFDAALTGLGMLLSSQAKIVEANHYYRKALTGMRPNPVAANNLAVNLLEQGELDEALRYGLRALEAAPSAPSVMDTLGWIYYKKQWWEKASPLLAEAAERLDTSPVVRYHYGMLLAKRGEKTLAEKELATALSFDAQFPGAREAQETLASLKQEPSGSVVPPPSPAFRVGPMEAERRDGGPTAPLSSP; this is translated from the coding sequence ATGAGCCTGTGCAGAGCGAGATGGTATGCCGGGCTGCTCGGGGTCGTCGTGGCAGGCTTCTTGGCGGCTTGTGGACCATCGGATCCGGAGCAGGCGGCAGCCTATGCTGCTCGAGGCGATCACGCTGTCGAACAGCACAAGTTTCGAGAGGCGATCATCGACTACCTCAATGCCGTGCAGTATGCCCCTGACGACTCGGCGATCCGGTGGGCGTTGATCCAGGCCAGTCTCCATGCAGCGGATTACGACCGGACATTCACCGAATTGCACAATCTTTTACGGCGCGAGCCAGGTCACGCGCCGGCACGACTGCTGCTGGGTCGGCTTTATCTGACGGGAGGCAAGCAGGACGACGCGGCGCACATTGCGAAGGAGTTGGTCGCCACGTTGCCCAGTCATCCCGCCGGCTATCTGTTGCAGGGGGAGCTGGCGGTCCGCGCGGGAGCGTTGACGCAAGCTCTCGATCGGTTCGAGCAGGCTCATAGGCGTGACGGGCGGTCTCTGGAACCGATCCTGGCCGCGGGCAATGTGGCGATGTTGCTGAATGATGCGATGCGGGCCGCGGAGTGGTATCGATTGGCGCTGGAGCGGCATCCGGATTCCATTGATGTCCATCTCGCGCGGGGAAACTATTTTCTGGCGGTCGGCGACCGTGACACGGGCGAACGCGAGTTTGATCGCGCGCTGGAGTTGGGGCGTGACAGCGAGCCGGCCCGGTTGAGTCTGGTCGTGCAGCATTTGGCTCACGGGCGTCAGGAACGTGCCATGCGGGAATTGGGGGAGGTGGTCCGAGCGCTCGCTTCAATCAAGGGGCGGGCGTTGCTGGCAGAACTCTTCCTCGAAACCGGCCGGGTGGAGGAGGGGCGAGCCGAGATCCGTGAACTCGCGGGCAAGACGTTCCGCGACCCCGCCACGCTCTATCTCCAAGGACGGCTCGCGATGGTCGAGCACAGGTGGACGGATGCGCGTCTCCTGTTGTCCGAGGCGATCGCGGTGCAAGAGGCTAAAGCGGGACCCTACCTCTGGCTGGGCCGATTGGAGTTACTCGAAGGCCGTGCGGCCAAGGGAGAGGCGTTGCTGGAACGGGCGGTGCAGCTTGACCCGGACAATCCGGTCGGACATCTCGCGCTGGCGGAACTCTACGTACGGCAAGAGCGATACGACAGGGCTGCGGGAGAGTCGCTGGAGGTGTTACGACGTCAGCCGGGTCATCTCCAGGCGGCACTGATCTATGGTGATGCCCATGTGGGGCGAGATCGTTGGAGGGAGGCAGAGCTGGTGTATCAGGCCATGTGCACGCAGTTGCCGGGGAATCCGATCGGGTATCGAAAAATGGGCCAGTTGGCCAAGAAGCAGGGACTCACTGCAAAGGCGGTGACCTGGTATGCGCAGGCGGTGGCGCGCGAGGAGCACGACGTCGACCTGCGGATGGAATATCTGTCGGCGCTGGTCGCGGCGGGGCAGGGGCAACGGGCCGATCAGATCGTACACGCGGCCGTGAAGGAACAGCCGACGGATGCTGGCCGGTGGGAGGTCGCGGCGCGATACCGTCACGCGCGAGGGAGGCTTGAAGAGGCGAGAGCGGCTTGGCGAACAGTCAATGAGCTGATGCCGAACGCAGCCGGCCCCTATTATGAACTGGCGCTGTTGGATATGGCGCAACGGAAACCACAGGATGCCGAGGACAGGTTCCGGCAGGCCATTGCCAAAGATGAGCAGTTTGACGCGGCATTGACGGGGCTCGGTATGCTCCTCTCCTCGCAGGCGAAGATTGTGGAGGCGAATCACTATTATCGGAAAGCCCTCACCGGCATGAGGCCCAATCCGGTTGCGGCGAATAACCTGGCCGTCAATCTGCTGGAACAGGGGGAGCTCGACGAGGCGCTGCGGTATGGACTGCGGGCCCTGGAGGCCGCCCCTTCGGCGCCGTCCGTCATGGATACGCTGGGATGGATCTATTACAAGAAACAATGGTGGGAAAAGGCTTCCCCGCTGCTGGCTGAGGCGGCGGAGCGACTCGATACGAGTCCGGTGGTTCGATATCACTACGGCATGTTATTGGCCAAGCGAGGGGAGAAGACGCTGGCGGAGAAGGAGCTGGCGACCGCACTGTCATTTGACGCGCAGTTCCCCGGGGCCCGTGAAGCCCAAGAGACCTTGGCCTCGTTGAAACAAGAGCCGTCCGGATCTGTCGTCCCGCCGCCCTCGCCTGCGTTCAGAGTGGGGCCGATGGAGGCGGAGCGGCGAGATGGTGGACCGACGGCGCCTCTTTCCTCTCCATGA
- a CDS encoding iron ABC transporter permease — protein MTVGTVPLATRWRASAAGSLWFAGSLLSLAGLALFSLGIGRYGISVSELIQFVCSLASEMPLIEPPRYDELKNVIFQVRLPRVMAAMLIGAGLSVSGAAFQAMFRNPLVSPGLLGVLAGASFGAAVAMLLGDRWILVQVGSFAGGLAAVSLSLGLARIYQADSLLMLVLGGIISTGLFTSLLSVVKALADPYNQLPAIVFWLMGRLSAVDAATVFALSLPILAGITILMLLGKALNALSMGDEEALTLGVNVRVVRGAVIVAATFISALTVSMAGMIAWIGLVIPHVARLLVGPDNRLLLPSSALLGAAFLLVVDDLARVSFSTEIPIGVATELIGIPLFIAVLRRSRAGWLT, from the coding sequence ATGACAGTCGGCACCGTCCCTCTGGCAACGCGGTGGCGGGCGTCTGCGGCCGGTTCTCTCTGGTTCGCGGGATCACTCCTCAGCCTGGCCGGCCTGGCCCTCTTCTCGTTGGGAATCGGGCGGTACGGGATCTCCGTCAGTGAACTCATCCAGTTTGTGTGTTCGCTTGCATCGGAGATGCCGCTCATCGAGCCGCCGCGGTACGACGAACTCAAGAACGTGATCTTCCAGGTGCGGTTGCCCAGGGTGATGGCGGCGATGTTGATCGGCGCCGGCCTGTCGGTCTCCGGAGCGGCATTTCAGGCGATGTTCAGAAATCCGCTCGTGTCGCCCGGGCTCCTCGGCGTGCTGGCCGGCGCTTCGTTCGGCGCCGCAGTGGCCATGCTGTTGGGAGATCGGTGGATCCTGGTTCAGGTGGGGTCGTTCGCCGGTGGTTTGGCGGCAGTGTCCCTCTCACTCGGGCTGGCGCGCATCTATCAGGCGGACTCGCTGCTCATGCTGGTGCTTGGAGGCATCATCAGCACCGGGTTGTTTACGTCGCTGCTGTCGGTCGTGAAAGCGTTGGCCGATCCGTACAACCAGCTTCCCGCCATTGTGTTCTGGTTGATGGGGAGGCTCTCTGCGGTGGATGCCGCCACGGTATTTGCCCTCTCCCTTCCCATCCTGGCCGGGATCACGATCCTGATGCTCCTCGGGAAGGCACTCAATGCGTTGAGCATGGGCGACGAGGAAGCGTTGACGTTGGGAGTGAATGTGCGTGTGGTGAGGGGAGCTGTGATTGTGGCGGCGACGTTCATCAGCGCATTGACGGTCAGCATGGCCGGGATGATCGCCTGGATCGGATTGGTTATTCCCCATGTGGCGCGCCTGCTCGTCGGCCCGGACAATCGGCTGTTGTTGCCCAGCAGCGCGCTCCTGGGCGCAGCGTTTCTGCTGGTCGTGGATGATCTTGCGAGGGTCTCGTTCAGCACGGAGATTCCGATCGGGGTCGCCACCGAACTGATCGGCATTCCGCTCTTCATTGCCGTGCTGCGGCGTAGCCGCGCGGGGTGGCTGACATGA
- a CDS encoding polysaccharide deacetylase family protein — MRLVITVDVEEDQWGMRKERHSTTDNIRQLPLLTNLFRDFDIVPTYLLTYPVVSDDGALAIVRHAYDSGRCEIGMHCHAWTTPPFQELLTRPNSMLCNLDPWLQRRKLYRLYETIATRVRTRPLAYRAGRWGYGRETAQVLLDLGCRIDSSLTPYTSWIRSYGPDYSHVAPQPYRFTPGQIFSPTPIGPLLEVPATIGYLRGHFDTCARLARRLEISPLQRLKLAALLGRLGIVRKVWLSPEQETTARMIQLVKQMEWHGYGCLNLVFHSSSLLPGCNPFVRTIAQQQTFLSRLRRFLEFCGRTGITFERLSSLETRFMERKEAPSVHHLAAPPPSAPL; from the coding sequence ATGCGGCTCGTGATCACGGTTGACGTGGAAGAAGACCAGTGGGGGATGCGTAAAGAGCGGCACAGCACGACCGACAACATACGCCAACTGCCGCTGCTGACAAACCTCTTCCGCGACTTCGACATCGTGCCGACGTATCTGCTGACCTATCCGGTCGTCAGTGACGATGGTGCCCTCGCCATTGTGCGACATGCCTATGACTCAGGACGCTGCGAAATCGGCATGCATTGCCATGCCTGGACGACGCCGCCCTTCCAAGAGCTGCTCACCCGTCCCAACAGCATGTTGTGCAACCTCGATCCCTGGCTGCAACGGCGAAAACTGTATCGGCTCTATGAAACGATCGCCACCCGCGTGCGAACACGCCCGCTCGCCTATCGCGCGGGACGCTGGGGTTATGGGCGGGAGACGGCCCAGGTCCTCCTGGATCTGGGCTGTCGCATCGACAGTTCTCTCACGCCTTACACGTCCTGGATTCGTTCCTATGGGCCGGACTATTCGCACGTGGCGCCACAGCCCTACCGTTTCACTCCGGGACAGATTTTCTCGCCGACCCCCATCGGCCCCCTTCTCGAAGTGCCAGCCACGATCGGCTACCTCCGAGGACACTTCGATACGTGCGCCCGGCTCGCCCGCCGCCTGGAAATTTCACCGCTTCAACGTTTGAAACTGGCCGCGCTGTTGGGACGATTGGGCATTGTCAGAAAAGTATGGCTGTCACCGGAGCAGGAAACCACGGCACGCATGATCCAGTTGGTGAAACAGATGGAATGGCACGGATATGGATGTCTCAACCTCGTCTTTCATTCGTCCAGCCTGCTGCCCGGCTGCAACCCGTTCGTCCGCACCATCGCCCAGCAGCAGACCTTCCTGTCGAGATTGCGCCGGTTTTTGGAGTTCTGCGGACGTACGGGGATCACCTTCGAGCGGCTCTCGTCGCTCGAAACCCGTTTCATGGAGAGGAAAGAGGCGCCGTCGGTCCACCATCTCGCCGCTCCGCCTCCATCGGCCCCACTCTGA
- a CDS encoding ABC transporter ATP-binding protein, whose translation MIALDARDVTFSYGPRRVLDRVSLRVPRGRVLALLGPNGCGKSTVIKILLGLLRPQGGAVWLDGCNVTGLSIRDRARKMAYVPQAHTLSFPYRVSEVVLMGRFAHRHLFRQTYSADEYRLAQEAMERVGIAQLAGRIYTELSGGERQLALIARALAQGAGILVMDEPVSGLDFGNQLRLLREVRRLAEEGFTVLKSTHFPDHAFLSSDEVVLMHQGKVVIQGSPEVAMTKERLQLLYGVEVQILTQDSGIRCCVPAEPGQRREG comes from the coding sequence ATGATCGCCCTGGATGCGCGCGACGTGACGTTTTCATACGGACCACGGCGGGTCTTGGATCGGGTGTCGTTGCGCGTGCCGCGGGGGCGTGTGCTTGCACTGCTGGGCCCCAATGGATGCGGCAAGAGCACCGTCATCAAAATTCTGTTGGGATTGCTGCGCCCTCAAGGAGGAGCGGTCTGGCTCGACGGGTGTAACGTCACTGGCCTGAGTATTCGGGATCGGGCGCGGAAGATGGCTTATGTGCCGCAGGCGCATACCTTGTCGTTTCCCTATCGAGTGTCCGAGGTGGTCTTGATGGGTCGCTTCGCCCATCGGCATCTGTTCAGGCAAACCTACTCGGCGGACGAATATCGCCTGGCGCAGGAGGCGATGGAGCGGGTCGGAATCGCGCAGTTGGCCGGACGGATCTATACCGAGCTCAGCGGGGGGGAACGGCAACTGGCCCTCATTGCCAGGGCCCTGGCGCAAGGAGCCGGCATTCTGGTGATGGACGAACCGGTGAGCGGCCTCGACTTCGGCAATCAACTGCGGCTCTTGCGGGAGGTTCGGAGATTGGCAGAGGAAGGGTTCACGGTCCTCAAATCCACGCATTTTCCCGATCACGCGTTTCTCTCGTCCGACGAAGTGGTGTTGATGCACCAGGGCAAGGTGGTGATACAGGGCAGCCCTGAAGTGGCGATGACGAAGGAGCGCTTGCAGCTCTTGTACGGAGTGGAGGTTCAGATCCTTACACAGGACAGCGGAATCAGGTGTTGCGTGCCTGCGGAACCGGGCCAACGTCGGGAAGGGTGA
- a CDS encoding molybdopterin-dependent oxidoreductase, whose protein sequence is MIHRRRHLRSLTPVLLSLFISLWSVPPLLALPITDQFSLSGLVNNVATFALGDLQAFTPVTQNVSFQSGAGTVSTSFTGVPLYDFLSSAQGGGGIIQNGAVKNDLLRDYVVATGSDGYRAVYSVGEILPNFGGQKDLIAYQSNGQPLGNDGFARTTAPGDIAGGRYVSNLSSLQVQSATPASLINGTGGGPSTQFTLTGQVSQPGTFTLSALQALPSATETVTYRAGQSTVTGTFTGVPLWTLLSNAGLITDPNIKNDLLGKYLVATGSDGYKAVIALGEISPRFGNNNSLVAYSVNGQGLGADGFARLVVPGDTFGGRYVSNLIGLEVFDSRGSASAPEPATAWLLLAGIPALVLLGRRRQDEFDA, encoded by the coding sequence ATGATCCATCGACGCCGCCACCTCCGCAGCCTGACACCAGTTCTGCTCAGCCTCTTCATCAGTCTCTGGTCGGTCCCGCCCCTCCTCGCGCTGCCGATCACCGACCAGTTCTCCCTCTCCGGGCTCGTCAACAACGTGGCGACCTTTGCGCTCGGCGATCTCCAGGCGTTTACACCGGTGACGCAGAACGTCTCCTTTCAATCCGGGGCTGGCACCGTATCCACCAGCTTCACCGGCGTACCGCTGTATGACTTTTTGTCGAGTGCCCAGGGGGGAGGGGGGATCATCCAGAACGGCGCCGTCAAAAACGATCTCCTCCGCGACTATGTCGTCGCCACAGGCAGTGACGGGTATCGCGCGGTCTATTCCGTGGGAGAAATTCTCCCGAATTTTGGCGGCCAGAAGGATTTGATCGCCTATCAGTCCAACGGGCAACCGTTGGGAAACGACGGCTTCGCTCGCACCACTGCACCCGGTGATATCGCCGGAGGCCGTTACGTCTCGAACCTGTCTTCGCTCCAAGTCCAGTCGGCCACACCTGCCTCCCTCATCAACGGAACCGGCGGAGGCCCTTCGACGCAGTTCACCCTTACAGGACAAGTGTCGCAGCCGGGAACGTTCACGCTTTCCGCGCTGCAAGCCCTTCCGTCCGCAACCGAAACCGTGACCTATCGCGCAGGCCAATCCACGGTTACTGGCACCTTTACCGGCGTGCCGCTCTGGACCTTGCTGTCCAATGCCGGGCTCATCACCGACCCCAATATCAAGAACGATCTGTTGGGAAAGTATCTGGTGGCGACGGGCAGCGACGGGTACAAGGCCGTCATCGCACTCGGCGAGATTTCTCCCCGATTCGGCAACAACAACAGCCTGGTCGCCTATAGCGTGAACGGGCAGGGCCTCGGCGCCGACGGATTCGCGCGACTGGTTGTCCCGGGGGATACCTTCGGCGGCCGGTATGTGTCGAATCTCATTGGCCTGGAAGTCTTCGACTCACGCGGCTCAGCTTCTGCCCCTGAGCCGGCCACCGCGTGGCTGCTCCTCGCAGGAATCCCGGCCCTCGTTCTGCTCGGACGCCGGCGACAAGACGAATTCGACGCCTAG
- a CDS encoding TOBE domain-containing protein, which produces MIVNETPATLLSCGARNDRAVHLHTDEGACLTVERAMIGLPRIPLAPGQRVRLTVPSTDVKIASPRLSPCVSGNEWAGRVLASQYRNGEIVVTVKIVGQPLTLVSTNISDCVHRPIQPEDQVRVSIEAAALRVVPFGWPALDQAVKKTSEAPVAGARRDERNKRCTPTH; this is translated from the coding sequence ATGATTGTCAATGAGACGCCGGCCACGCTGCTTTCCTGTGGAGCAAGAAACGATCGGGCGGTGCATCTGCACACCGACGAGGGAGCCTGTCTCACGGTCGAGCGCGCCATGATCGGACTCCCGCGCATCCCTCTCGCGCCGGGGCAGCGAGTTCGCCTGACCGTGCCGAGTACCGATGTGAAAATCGCCTCTCCCAGACTGTCCCCTTGCGTCTCCGGCAATGAATGGGCCGGACGGGTGCTCGCCAGCCAGTACCGCAATGGAGAGATCGTCGTCACGGTCAAAATTGTCGGGCAACCGCTCACCCTCGTCAGTACGAACATCTCCGATTGTGTGCATCGCCCGATCCAGCCAGAAGACCAGGTGCGGGTCAGTATCGAGGCTGCAGCCTTGCGGGTCGTGCCGTTCGGTTGGCCCGCGCTGGACCAGGCGGTGAAGAAGACATCCGAGGCGCCGGTGGCGGGCGCACGCCGAGACGAAAGGAACAAGCGATGCACACCAACGCACTGA
- a CDS encoding TonB family protein, with translation MALQRSQVECLDKTSEASHSARTLRWQGWALSLGLHVALVVAALFMRIDVRPTVPPEPFHWEVAMVDPPPTAPAASASVEPAMPAPASSPPLERPAKPVVETRPVQRAMAQVRTIQPRTLPPVESRVVSREALRERAPVVDTSAAVVHSTGDVQQTQPVVQERRQDSVDTTAGAVQAAAAPVSRSQAVVSREGQPDARQAEEAVVQEMATVETAVATIRHAAPAEDSRDAGDIVQTQPVSMERRTPVVTQVQSVGQVRPHYGWLKADVMAQIERLKRYPQFALENKWEGRVVVRAVIRADGHLLELSIVESSGHEVLDRDSLDLLRRLSPVPLKHQLGAPHVTLRIPINYGIR, from the coding sequence GTGGCACTGCAGCGTTCTCAGGTTGAGTGTCTGGACAAGACGAGTGAGGCATCTCATTCGGCCAGGACATTGCGGTGGCAGGGCTGGGCGTTGTCCCTGGGGCTGCATGTCGCGCTCGTTGTTGCGGCGCTGTTTATGCGGATCGATGTTCGTCCGACGGTTCCACCCGAGCCATTTCATTGGGAGGTCGCCATGGTGGATCCTCCTCCGACGGCGCCGGCAGCGTCGGCAAGCGTCGAGCCAGCAATGCCCGCTCCTGCCTCCTCTCCTCCGCTCGAGAGACCAGCCAAGCCAGTGGTTGAGACCAGGCCGGTCCAGCGTGCGATGGCGCAGGTACGCACGATTCAGCCTCGCACGCTCCCGCCCGTTGAATCACGAGTCGTAAGCCGAGAGGCGCTGCGAGAGCGTGCCCCGGTCGTGGATACGTCCGCCGCCGTCGTGCATTCGACCGGCGACGTCCAGCAGACACAACCAGTCGTGCAAGAGCGCAGACAGGACTCGGTGGACACGACTGCTGGGGCCGTGCAGGCGGCCGCCGCACCGGTTTCACGGTCTCAGGCGGTGGTCTCTCGTGAAGGCCAGCCGGATGCGCGCCAGGCAGAGGAGGCAGTGGTGCAGGAGATGGCGACGGTGGAAACCGCCGTCGCCACGATCCGGCATGCGGCTCCCGCCGAGGACTCCCGTGACGCAGGAGACATCGTGCAGACCCAGCCGGTCAGCATGGAGCGACGCACTCCCGTCGTCACGCAGGTACAGTCGGTGGGACAGGTCCGTCCGCATTACGGATGGCTGAAAGCCGATGTGATGGCCCAGATTGAGCGACTCAAACGGTACCCACAGTTCGCGCTCGAGAACAAGTGGGAGGGCCGCGTGGTCGTGCGGGCGGTGATCCGCGCGGACGGGCATCTCCTGGAATTGAGTATCGTCGAGAGTTCAGGGCATGAGGTGCTGGATCGTGACTCATTGGACCTCTTAAGGCGTCTTTCGCCGGTTCCTCTGAAACACCAACTCGGCGCGCCTCATGTGACGTTGCGCATTCCCATCAATTACGGGATCCGGTGA